In Poecilia reticulata strain Guanapo linkage group LG17, Guppy_female_1.0+MT, whole genome shotgun sequence, the following proteins share a genomic window:
- the vps4b gene encoding vacuolar protein sorting-associated protein 4B isoform X1 has protein sequence MEPTNLQKAIAVAQKASQEDQAGNYEEAIQSYQHAVKYFLHILKREPQGKDGNQKIRDTCKQYLDRVEHLQEYLENKEKAIDLASKAAQEDKAQNFDEALRLYQAAVQYFLHVVKYEAQGDKAKQSIRAKCAEYLDRAEKLKEYLKKKDKAPPAKPVKESQSDDKGNESDEGDDPEKKKFQNQLSGAIVMEKPNIKWDDVAGLEGAKEALKEAVILPIKFPHLFTGKRTPWRGILLFGPPGTGKSYLAKAVATEANNSTFFSISSSDLVSKWLGESEKLVKNLFSLARENKPSIIFIDEIDSLCGSRSENESEAARRIKTEFLVQMQGVGNDNEGVLVLGATNIPWTLDSAIRRRFEKRIYIPLPEEHARSFMFTLNLGSTPNSLTESDFAALGKKTDGYSGADISIIVRDALMQPVRKVQSATHFKRVRGQSRTDPKVVIDDLLTPCSPGDPNAIEMTWMEVPGEKLLEPVVSMPDMLRSLSNTKPTVNEQDLEKLKKFTEDFGQEG, from the exons ATGGAGCCAACAAATCTCCAG AAAGCTATTGCTGTAGCACAGAAAGCTTCACAGGAAGACCAGGCTGGAAACTATGAGGAGGCCATTCAATCCTACCAACACGCCGTCAAgtattttcttcacattttgaaac GAGAACCTCAAGGGAAAGATGGCAACCAGAAGATTAGAGATACATGTAAACAGTATCTGGACAGAGTGGAACACCTACAAGAGTATCTAGAGAATAAAGAG AAAGCGATTGATCTCGCCAGCAAGGCAGCTCAGGAGGATAAAGCTCAGAACTTCGATGAGGCACTGCGTCTCTATCAGGCTGCTGTTCAGTACTTTCTTCATGTGGTAAAAT ATGAGGCCCAAGGAGACAAAGCAAAACAGAGCATCCGGGCAAAGTGTGCAGAGTACCTGGACAGAGCAGARAAGCTGAAGGAGTATctgaagaagaaagacaaagctcctCCTGCTAAGCCTGTCAAAGAGTCGCAGTCCGATGACAAAGG GAATGAAAGTGATGAGGGGGATGAtccagagaaaaagaaattccAAAATCAACTCTCAG GTGCAATCGTTATGGAGAAGCCTAACATCAAATGGGATGATGTTGCTGGTTTAGAGGGAGCCAAGGAGGCTTTAAAAGAGGCTGTTATTCTTCCAATCAAATTCCCCCACCTTTTCACAG GAAAGAGAACTCCATGGAGGGGGATCTTGCTCTTTGGGCCTCCTGGTACAGGAAAGTCGTACCTAGCTAAGGCTGTGGCAACAGAGGCGAACAACTCAACCTTCTTCTCAATCTCTTCATCGGACCTTGTCTCCAAATGGCTGGGAGAGAGTGAGAA GTTGGTGAAGAATCTTTTCAGCCTTGCGAGGGAGAATAAGCCTTCAATCATCTTTATTGATGAGATTGACTCGTTGTGCGGTTCTAGGAGTGAAAACGAGAGTGAAGCTGCTCGCCGAATTAAAACAGAGTTCCTGGTTCAAATGCAGG GTGTGGGTAATGACAATGAGGGAGTGCTAGTGCTGGGAGCCACAAACATCCCCTGGACTCTAGACTCTGCCATTAGAAGACG ATTTGAGAAGAGGATCTACATACCGCTGCCTGAGGAGCACGCCCGCTCCTTCATGTTCACACTCAATCTGGGCTCGACCCCCAACAGTCTCACTGAATCAGACTTTGCAGCTCTGGGGAAGAAGACAGAYGGTTACTCAGGAGCAGACATCAGCATCATCGTCAGAGACGCTCTAATGCAGCCTGTTCGAAAGGTCCAGTCAGCAACCCACTTCAAACGG GTACGAGGTCAATCCAGAACTGATCCAAAAGTTGTCATTGATGACCTTTTGACTCCATGCTCTCCTGGTGATCCCAACGCAATTGAAATGACCTGGATGGAGGTCCCTGGAGAGAAGCTWTTGGAACCAGTGGTGTCCATG CCTGACATGCTGAGGTCTCTGTCCAACACAAAGCCAACGGTCAACGAACAGGACTtggagaaactgaaaaaatttaCAGAAGACTTCGGACAGGAAGGCTAG
- the kdsr gene encoding 3-dehydrosphinganine reductase gives MSSEEAFSSPIADWLYVHSWWLLLPFIMFLVVAAFIVAFVLLLYMISPLISPKPLKLNGAHVVVTGGSSGIGKSIAVECYRQGAFITLVARDEEKLLSAKKEVEKFAINDKQVVLCVSVDVSSDYTQVENVIKQAQEKLGPVDMLINCAGTSISAKFEEMEVERFKEMIDLNYLGSVYPTRAVITTMKERRMGRIMFVSSQAGQIGLFGYTAYSASKFALRGLAEALQMEVKPYNIYVTLAFPPDTDTPLLAEENKSKPLETKLISETSGVWQPDQVAKIFVRDGVQGNFNSSVGPDGYMLSALTCGMSPVTSITEGLQQIVTMGLFRSIALFYLGSFDSIVRRCMIQREQSKEADKRE, from the exons ATGTCCTCTGAGGAAGCGTTCAGTTCACCGATTGCAGATTGGCTCTACGTCCATTCTTGGTGGCTCCTTTTACCTTTCATTATGTTTCTTGTCGTCGCTGCCTTCATTGTTGCTTTTGTGTTATTGCTGTACATGATATCGCCTCTCATAAGCCCCAAACCTCTGAAGCTGAACGGGGCCCACGTCGTG GTGACAGGAGGCTCCAGTGGGATTGGGAAAAGCATCGCAGTTGAGTGCTACAGACAAGGAGCATTCATCACTCTGGTCGCTCGAGACGAG GAGAAATTACTAAGTGCAAAGAAAGAGGTGGAAAAATTTGCCATCAACGACAAGCAG GTGGTGCTCTGCGTATCAGTGGATGTTTCCAGTGACTACACGCAGGTggaaaatgtgataaaacag GCTCAGGAGAAGCTCGGGCCTGTTGACATGCTTATAAACTGCGCTGGAACGTCCATTTCTGCAAAGTTTGAGGAAATGGAGGTGGAGCGCTTCAAG GAAATGATAGACCTGAACTACCTGGGCAGCGTTTATCCAACACGAGCTGTGATAACCACCATGAAGGAGCGAAGAATGGGCCGCATCATGTTCGTGTCATCCCAGGCGGGTCAGATCGGCCTGTTTGGGTACACCGCCTACTCTGCATCCAAGTTTGCTCTGCGTGGCTTGGCAGAGGCACTGCAGATGGAG GTAAAGCCCTACAATATCTATGTGACTTTGGCATTCCCACCCGACACGGACACTCCACTACTGGCTGAAGAGAACAAATCAAAG CCTTTAGAGACCAAATTGATCTCTGAAACCTCTGGAGTTTGGCAGCCTGACCAAGTGGCCAAAATCTTTGTCAGGGATGGGGTG caAGGAAACTTTAACAGCTCAGTTGGCCCAGATGGTTACATGCTATCAGCTCTCACCTGTGGAATGTCACCTGTCACCTCCATCACAGAAGGCCTCCAGCAG ATTGTCACAATGGGGTTGTTTCGGAGCATCGCCCTCTTCTACCTGGGGAGCTTTGACAGCATCGTACGCCGCTGCATGATTCAGAGGGAGCAATCGAAAGAAGCCGACAAGAGGGAGTAA
- the vps4b gene encoding vacuolar protein sorting-associated protein 4B isoform X2 has product MANNNLQKAIDLASKAAQEDKAQNFDEALRLYQAAVQYFLHVVKYEAQGDKAKQSIRAKCAEYLDRAEKLKEYLKKKDKAPPAKPVKESQSDDKGNESDEGDDPEKKKFQNQLSGAIVMEKPNIKWDDVAGLEGAKEALKEAVILPIKFPHLFTGKRTPWRGILLFGPPGTGKSYLAKAVATEANNSTFFSISSSDLVSKWLGESEKLVKNLFSLARENKPSIIFIDEIDSLCGSRSENESEAARRIKTEFLVQMQGVGNDNEGVLVLGATNIPWTLDSAIRRRFEKRIYIPLPEEHARSFMFTLNLGSTPNSLTESDFAALGKKTDGYSGADISIIVRDALMQPVRKVQSATHFKRVRGQSRTDPKVVIDDLLTPCSPGDPNAIEMTWMEVPGEKLLEPVVSMPDMLRSLSNTKPTVNEQDLEKLKKFTEDFGQEG; this is encoded by the exons ATGGCCAACAATAATTTACAG AAAGCGATTGATCTCGCCAGCAAGGCAGCTCAGGAGGATAAAGCTCAGAACTTCGATGAGGCACTGCGTCTCTATCAGGCTGCTGTTCAGTACTTTCTTCATGTGGTAAAAT ATGAGGCCCAAGGAGACAAAGCAAAACAGAGCATCCGGGCAAAGTGTGCAGAGTACCTGGACAGAGCAGARAAGCTGAAGGAGTATctgaagaagaaagacaaagctcctCCTGCTAAGCCTGTCAAAGAGTCGCAGTCCGATGACAAAGG GAATGAAAGTGATGAGGGGGATGAtccagagaaaaagaaattccAAAATCAACTCTCAG GTGCAATCGTTATGGAGAAGCCTAACATCAAATGGGATGATGTTGCTGGTTTAGAGGGAGCCAAGGAGGCTTTAAAAGAGGCTGTTATTCTTCCAATCAAATTCCCCCACCTTTTCACAG GAAAGAGAACTCCATGGAGGGGGATCTTGCTCTTTGGGCCTCCTGGTACAGGAAAGTCGTACCTAGCTAAGGCTGTGGCAACAGAGGCGAACAACTCAACCTTCTTCTCAATCTCTTCATCGGACCTTGTCTCCAAATGGCTGGGAGAGAGTGAGAA GTTGGTGAAGAATCTTTTCAGCCTTGCGAGGGAGAATAAGCCTTCAATCATCTTTATTGATGAGATTGACTCGTTGTGCGGTTCTAGGAGTGAAAACGAGAGTGAAGCTGCTCGCCGAATTAAAACAGAGTTCCTGGTTCAAATGCAGG GTGTGGGTAATGACAATGAGGGAGTGCTAGTGCTGGGAGCCACAAACATCCCCTGGACTCTAGACTCTGCCATTAGAAGACG ATTTGAGAAGAGGATCTACATACCGCTGCCTGAGGAGCACGCCCGCTCCTTCATGTTCACACTCAATCTGGGCTCGACCCCCAACAGTCTCACTGAATCAGACTTTGCAGCTCTGGGGAAGAAGACAGAYGGTTACTCAGGAGCAGACATCAGCATCATCGTCAGAGACGCTCTAATGCAGCCTGTTCGAAAGGTCCAGTCAGCAACCCACTTCAAACGG GTACGAGGTCAATCCAGAACTGATCCAAAAGTTGTCATTGATGACCTTTTGACTCCATGCTCTCCTGGTGATCCCAACGCAATTGAAATGACCTGGATGGAGGTCCCTGGAGAGAAGCTWTTGGAACCAGTGGTGTCCATG CCTGACATGCTGAGGTCTCTGTCCAACACAAAGCCAACGGTCAACGAACAGGACTtggagaaactgaaaaaatttaCAGAAGACTTCGGACAGGAAGGCTAG